In a single window of the Nocardioides sp. L-11A genome:
- a CDS encoding divalent metal cation transporter: protein MKRYFAVLLGILTAIGGFVDIGDLVTNAQVGARLGTSLVWVVVVGVVGICVFAEMSGRIAAVSHRATFDLVRERLGPRMGFLNLIGSMLVTLLTFIAEIGGVALALQLVTSVHHLLVVPFVAVAVWIVLWRAKFSAIENVLGLMGLALIAFAVALWQLGPDWGELAAGLSPAEKPDAESWATYAFFGVALFGAAMTPYEVFFFSSGGVEERWTEKDIGVMRANVFIGFPLGGLLSVAIAACAATVFLPAGVTVETLGQVGLPVAIGLGKIGLAVVVLGFFAATFGAACETGLSTGYSLAQYFGFPWGKYVRPGEAAGFHIILLIATVIAAGVLLTGVDPIMVTEISVVFSAIALPLTYFPILVVANDPDYLGEHVNGPVANALGVVYLVVITLAALAAIPLMVVTSMGQG from the coding sequence GTGAAGCGCTACTTCGCCGTCCTGCTCGGAATCCTGACCGCCATCGGCGGCTTCGTCGACATCGGCGACCTGGTGACCAACGCCCAGGTCGGCGCGCGATTGGGCACGTCGCTGGTGTGGGTCGTGGTGGTCGGTGTCGTGGGCATCTGCGTGTTCGCCGAGATGTCGGGCCGGATCGCGGCGGTCAGCCATCGCGCGACCTTCGACCTCGTGCGCGAGCGCCTCGGGCCGCGGATGGGCTTCCTCAACCTGATCGGCTCGATGCTCGTGACGCTGCTGACCTTCATCGCCGAGATCGGCGGTGTCGCGCTCGCCCTGCAGCTGGTGACCTCGGTCCATCACCTGCTGGTCGTGCCGTTCGTCGCAGTAGCCGTGTGGATCGTGCTGTGGCGGGCGAAGTTCTCCGCGATCGAGAACGTGCTCGGCCTGATGGGCCTGGCCCTGATCGCCTTCGCCGTCGCGCTGTGGCAGCTCGGCCCCGACTGGGGCGAGCTCGCCGCCGGTCTCTCGCCCGCGGAGAAGCCGGACGCCGAGAGCTGGGCCACGTACGCCTTCTTCGGGGTCGCCCTCTTCGGTGCCGCGATGACGCCGTACGAGGTGTTCTTCTTCTCCAGCGGCGGTGTCGAGGAGCGTTGGACCGAGAAGGACATCGGGGTGATGCGGGCCAACGTGTTCATCGGCTTCCCGCTCGGCGGCCTGCTGTCCGTGGCCATCGCGGCCTGCGCCGCCACCGTCTTCCTGCCCGCCGGTGTCACGGTCGAGACACTGGGACAGGTGGGCCTGCCGGTCGCGATCGGTCTCGGGAAGATCGGGCTGGCCGTGGTCGTGCTCGGCTTCTTCGCGGCGACCTTCGGCGCCGCCTGCGAGACCGGGCTGTCGACCGGCTACAGCCTCGCGCAGTACTTCGGGTTCCCGTGGGGCAAGTACGTCCGTCCGGGTGAGGCCGCGGGCTTCCACATCATCCTGCTGATCGCGACCGTGATCGCGGCCGGCGTCCTGCTCACCGGCGTCGACCCGATCATGGTCACCGAGATCTCGGTGGTGTTCTCCGCGATCGCGCTGCCGCTCACCTACTTCCCGATCCTCGTCGTCGCGAACGACCCCGACTACCTGGGCGAGCACGTGAACGGTCCGGTCGCGAACGCGCTCGGCGTCGTCTACCTCGTCGTGATCACCCTCGCCGCACTCGCGGCGATCCCGCTCATGGTCGTCACCTCGATGGGGCAGGGCTGA
- a CDS encoding alcohol dehydrogenase catalytic domain-containing protein, whose product MRAVTWQAKGRMSVEDVPDPRIEQPDDVVIRVTSSGLCGSDLHLYDPLAPFMAAGDVVGHEPIGVVEEVGAGVTSLRRGDRVVVPFNVSCGRCWMCARGLHSQCETTQNVEQGTGASLFGYSSLYGQVPGAQAEYLRVPFGDTLPIKVPEGPPDDRFVFLSDVLPTAWQAVEYAAVGPDESLLVLGAGPIGDMCARTALRRGIRVFVVDPVVERLQRVSAYGAEVLVTADDADPVTTVLELTRGRGVDAVIDAVGMEAHGSPVAESVSKLVGMLPDRLAQPLMRTAGVDRLAALHLAIDAVRRGGTVSVVGVYGGPMDPMPLMEMFDKQVQLRMGQANVRHWSDDILALLLEPTDHLGVETFATHHLPLEEAPTAYRDFRDKKDGMVKVLFRP is encoded by the coding sequence GTGAGAGCAGTCACCTGGCAGGCCAAGGGCCGGATGAGCGTCGAGGACGTGCCCGACCCGAGGATCGAGCAGCCGGACGACGTCGTGATCCGGGTGACGTCGAGCGGGCTGTGCGGTTCCGACCTGCACCTCTACGACCCCCTGGCGCCGTTCATGGCGGCCGGCGACGTGGTCGGCCACGAGCCGATCGGCGTCGTGGAGGAGGTGGGCGCCGGCGTCACGTCACTGCGCCGGGGTGACCGGGTCGTGGTGCCGTTCAACGTCAGCTGCGGTCGCTGCTGGATGTGTGCCCGCGGCCTGCACAGCCAGTGCGAGACCACCCAGAACGTGGAGCAGGGCACCGGCGCCAGCCTGTTCGGCTACAGCAGCCTGTACGGACAGGTGCCGGGCGCGCAGGCGGAGTACCTGCGGGTGCCGTTCGGCGACACCCTGCCGATCAAGGTGCCCGAGGGGCCGCCCGACGACCGTTTCGTCTTCCTGTCCGACGTGCTGCCGACCGCCTGGCAGGCCGTGGAGTACGCCGCCGTCGGCCCGGACGAGAGCCTGCTCGTGCTCGGCGCCGGCCCGATCGGCGACATGTGCGCCCGGACCGCGCTGCGTCGCGGGATCCGGGTCTTCGTCGTCGACCCCGTGGTGGAGCGGCTGCAGCGGGTCTCGGCGTACGGCGCGGAGGTACTCGTCACCGCCGACGACGCGGACCCGGTGACGACCGTCCTCGAGCTCACCCGCGGCCGGGGCGTCGACGCGGTGATCGATGCGGTGGGCATGGAGGCGCACGGCTCCCCCGTCGCCGAGTCCGTGTCGAAGCTGGTCGGGATGCTGCCGGACCGCCTCGCCCAGCCGCTGATGCGCACCGCCGGGGTCGACCGGCTGGCCGCGCTGCATCTCGCGATCGACGCGGTCCGCCGCGGTGGCACGGTCTCCGTCGTCGGCGTCTACGGCGGACCGATGGACCCGATGCCGCTGATGGAGATGTTCGACAAGCAGGTCCAGTTGCGGATGGGACAGGCCAACGTGCGGCACTGGAGCGACGACATCCTCGCGCTCCTGCTGGAGCCGACCGACCATCTCGGCGTCGAGACGTTCGCGACGCACCACCTTCCGCTGGAGGAGGCGCCGACGGCGTACCGCGACTTCCGTGACAAGAAGGACGGCATGGTCAAGGTGCTGTTCCGGCCGTGA
- a CDS encoding DUF6328 family protein — MTGTSAGDLPGRPPQQITRNLSELLQELRVMQTGVQILTGFLLTVPFTERFTELTETQQRIYLGILVGAVLTTLVIVAPVCYHRVLFRQGRREWIVAAAQQCALAGLVGLAAVSTAVVLLVFDIVLGPAAALIAAAAVALAFTLMWAAVPWWGRER; from the coding sequence GTGACCGGGACGTCGGCGGGTGATCTGCCGGGGCGCCCGCCCCAGCAGATCACCCGCAACCTGAGCGAGCTGCTCCAGGAGCTGCGGGTGATGCAGACCGGCGTGCAGATCCTCACCGGCTTCCTGCTCACCGTCCCGTTCACCGAGCGGTTCACCGAGCTCACCGAGACCCAGCAGCGGATCTACCTCGGCATCCTCGTCGGCGCGGTGCTCACGACACTCGTGATCGTGGCACCGGTCTGCTACCACCGGGTCCTGTTCCGGCAGGGCCGCAGGGAGTGGATCGTCGCCGCGGCCCAGCAGTGCGCCCTCGCCGGTCTGGTGGGTCTCGCCGCGGTCTCCACGGCCGTGGTGCTGCTGGTCTTCGACATCGTCCTCGGACCAGCCGCGGCCCTGATCGCCGCGGCGGCGGTCGCGCTCGCCTTCACCCTGATGTGGGCAGCGGTCCCCTGGTGGGGTCGCGAGAGGTGA
- a CDS encoding SDR family oxidoreductase produces the protein MTDTAFPAQQQTPPGLTGEMRPEPDHGEQSYVGHGRLQGQVALITGGDSGIGRAVAIAYAREGADVAFTHLHEEQPDADTTAALVEDAGRRVLPLSLDLRTSEACDEAVRRTAEELGGLDVLVNNAGYQMARDHAVDDLSDDRIDRTFKTNLYALMWLVRSAAPHLRRRPGCIVNNSSIQAFEPSETLLDYAATKAAINNLTVNLAASLGSDGIRVNAVAPGPIWTPLQPATQEPEKVERFGVDTPLGRAGQPAEVAPAFVFLASPGDASYVSGTVLGVTGGKPVF, from the coding sequence ATGACCGACACCGCCTTCCCCGCCCAGCAGCAGACGCCCCCGGGACTCACGGGAGAGATGCGCCCCGAGCCCGACCACGGCGAGCAGTCGTACGTCGGCCACGGCCGGCTCCAGGGCCAGGTCGCCCTGATCACCGGAGGCGACTCCGGCATCGGCCGCGCCGTCGCGATCGCCTACGCCCGCGAGGGCGCCGACGTCGCCTTCACCCACCTCCACGAGGAGCAGCCGGACGCCGACACCACGGCGGCGCTGGTCGAGGACGCGGGCCGCCGGGTGCTGCCGCTGTCCCTGGACCTGCGGACCAGCGAGGCGTGCGACGAGGCCGTCCGGCGTACCGCCGAGGAGCTCGGCGGCCTCGACGTCCTGGTCAACAACGCGGGCTACCAGATGGCGCGCGACCACGCCGTGGACGACCTCAGCGACGACCGGATCGACCGCACCTTCAAGACCAACCTCTACGCGCTGATGTGGCTCGTGCGGTCGGCCGCGCCGCACCTGCGCAGGCGACCCGGATGCATCGTCAACAACAGCTCCATCCAGGCGTTCGAGCCGTCCGAGACGCTGCTCGACTATGCCGCGACCAAGGCCGCGATCAACAACCTCACCGTCAACCTCGCCGCCTCGCTCGGGAGCGACGGGATCCGGGTCAACGCGGTCGCTCCGGGCCCCATCTGGACCCCGCTGCAACCGGCCACCCAGGAGCCCGAGAAGGTCGAGCGGTTCGGCGTCGACACTCCGCTCGGGAGGGCCGGGCAGCCGGCCGAGGTCGCTCCGGCCTTCGTGTTCCTCGCCTCCCCGGGCGACGCGTCGTACGTGTCCGGCACGGTGCTCGGCGTGACCGGCGGCAAGCCCGTCTTCTGA
- a CDS encoding CDGSH iron-sulfur domain-containing protein has translation MSGRRVVVTDCPGGPLLVRGADEVVGVDGTTAAVERAVVAVCRCGRSERMPWCDDSHRDRRRRKNT, from the coding sequence ATGAGCGGACGGCGGGTCGTGGTGACCGATTGCCCCGGCGGCCCTCTCCTGGTCCGCGGCGCGGACGAGGTCGTCGGCGTCGACGGCACCACCGCCGCCGTCGAGCGCGCCGTGGTCGCGGTGTGCCGGTGCGGGCGGTCCGAGCGGATGCCCTGGTGCGACGACAGCCACCGCGACCGACGACGGAGGAAGAACACGTGA
- a CDS encoding iron-containing redox enzyme family protein yields MSEGVVETLRARPAGPHAVPEPRAMGEVTYPLTDRDFQLALWTLYELHYRGFEDVEDPHAEWDPLLMVSRAALERTFEHAVRRLVGTTPEDAPVIADLGDTPGAQVTAALVRLTARSGPSEVAQFLHRRATREEFRSYLAERAVYHLRESDPQSFVLPRIGGAAKVALAELQYDEYGGGRPDRLHQTLFARALASLDMPTDLAPYVEQATGATLASVNLMSLFALNRRLRGAAMGHLAAFEATSSLPCDRILRGARRLRLPEAVQDYYDEHVEADAVHEQLAIRGICAALVEDEPDLVPDVVLGATACLAVDGLAGEVLLDGWRGRRDDRAAG; encoded by the coding sequence TTGAGCGAGGGGGTCGTCGAGACCCTCCGCGCGCGACCTGCCGGCCCCCACGCCGTACCCGAACCGCGGGCCATGGGCGAGGTCACCTACCCTCTGACCGACCGCGACTTCCAGCTCGCGTTGTGGACCCTCTACGAGCTCCACTACCGCGGCTTCGAGGACGTCGAGGACCCGCACGCCGAATGGGACCCGCTGCTCATGGTGAGCCGGGCCGCGCTGGAGCGCACCTTCGAGCACGCCGTGCGCCGCCTGGTCGGCACGACGCCCGAGGACGCGCCCGTGATCGCGGACCTCGGGGACACCCCGGGCGCGCAGGTCACCGCGGCGCTGGTCCGGCTGACCGCCCGCTCGGGCCCCTCGGAGGTCGCGCAGTTCCTGCACCGGCGCGCCACCCGCGAGGAGTTCCGCTCCTATCTCGCCGAGCGGGCGGTCTACCACCTGCGCGAGTCGGACCCGCAGTCGTTCGTGCTGCCCCGGATCGGCGGCGCCGCGAAGGTGGCCCTGGCCGAGCTGCAGTACGACGAGTACGGCGGCGGGCGGCCCGACCGCCTGCACCAGACGCTCTTCGCCCGCGCCCTGGCCTCGCTCGACATGCCGACCGACCTGGCGCCGTACGTCGAGCAGGCGACGGGGGCCACCCTCGCATCGGTCAACCTGATGTCGCTGTTCGCGCTCAACCGCCGCCTGCGCGGGGCCGCGATGGGTCACCTGGCCGCGTTCGAGGCGACCAGCTCCCTGCCGTGCGACCGGATCCTGCGCGGGGCACGGCGCCTGCGACTGCCCGAAGCGGTCCAGGACTACTACGACGAGCACGTGGAGGCCGACGCCGTGCACGAGCAGCTCGCCATCCGGGGCATCTGCGCCGCCCTGGTCGAGGACGAGCCCGACCTGGTCCCCGACGTCGTGCTCGGCGCCACCGCCTGCCTCGCCGTCGACGGGCTCGCGGGCGAGGTGCTGCTCGACGGCTGGCGCGGCCGGCGCGACGACCGAGCGGCGGGGTGA
- a CDS encoding Rho termination factor N-terminal domain-containing protein: MPGKKHGPGIKNPDAYEEIRKDGASKEKAARISNAMASEGASTVGRRGGKAGDYEDWTVDELRKRAGELDIEGRSSMKKDELIDALRHH; the protein is encoded by the coding sequence ATGCCCGGCAAGAAGCACGGACCCGGCATCAAGAACCCGGACGCCTACGAAGAGATCCGCAAGGACGGCGCCAGCAAGGAGAAGGCCGCCCGGATCTCCAACGCCATGGCTTCGGAGGGTGCCAGCACGGTCGGCCGCCGCGGTGGCAAGGCCGGCGACTACGAGGACTGGACGGTCGATGAGCTGCGCAAGCGCGCCGGCGAACTCGACATCGAGGGTCGCTCGTCGATGAAGAAGGACGAGCTGATCGACGCGCTCCGACACCACTGA
- a CDS encoding PAS and ANTAR domain-containing protein has protein sequence MGGVAPGDETVPLPPLDPDGPRQTGRFVYHVVDERWEWDDDVFAIHGYRPGEVRPTTELVMRHKHQQDRALVERTLDDAIADGAPFNVYYRILVRDEVRNVVLCGEGQYDAGRTSGKVDRLVGYYLDLTPELDAETTAAADAAVAASAASRDTIEQAKGILMLGYGLDADAAFAMLKWWSRNRNVKVREVAERLIQVAREGHVSHPGLRRLLDALLDDLTASRTAREDRLG, from the coding sequence ATGGGTGGAGTTGCGCCGGGGGACGAGACCGTTCCGCTGCCGCCGCTGGACCCCGACGGTCCGCGTCAGACCGGGCGATTCGTCTATCACGTGGTGGACGAGCGGTGGGAGTGGGACGACGACGTCTTCGCGATCCACGGCTACCGGCCGGGCGAGGTCCGGCCGACCACCGAGCTGGTGATGCGACACAAGCACCAGCAGGACCGTGCGCTCGTCGAGCGGACCCTGGACGACGCGATCGCCGACGGGGCGCCCTTCAACGTGTACTACCGGATCCTGGTCCGCGACGAGGTGCGCAATGTCGTGCTGTGCGGGGAGGGCCAGTACGACGCCGGCCGCACCAGCGGCAAGGTGGACCGTCTCGTCGGCTACTACCTCGATCTCACGCCCGAGCTCGACGCGGAGACCACGGCCGCGGCCGATGCCGCGGTGGCCGCCTCGGCCGCGTCCCGCGACACGATCGAACAGGCCAAGGGCATCTTGATGCTGGGCTACGGCCTCGACGCCGACGCCGCCTTCGCGATGCTCAAGTGGTGGTCGCGCAACCGCAATGTGAAGGTGCGGGAGGTCGCCGAGCGCCTGATCCAGGTGGCTCGGGAGGGGCATGTCAGCCACCCGGGGCTGCGCCGCTTGCTGGACGCGTTGCTCGACGACCTCACCGCCAGCCGGACGGCCCGGGAGGACCGCCTCGGCTGA